In Chitinophagales bacterium, a genomic segment contains:
- a CDS encoding 1-acyl-sn-glycerol-3-phosphate acyltransferase produces MKKIFKIIMTTYAGAVFMFWVFIAYLVSLYYLIRYKKSKDKEYLTFLYKTIGPLITNGIFLKINKHHHYAYAENETYIVVSNHQTMIDIPANVVGAPDDILFKFLGKVEANKIPFFGSIINRFCVLVDRKNPESRHESYSKMKAEMEKGYSIFLYPEGTRNRTKEPLKDFYNGAFKLAIEMQKPIVVNTLVNIKKLNPPKGFFTYTPGTIDAHWDAPISTTGMTLENDLEKLKKIVADTMLHRLKNK; encoded by the coding sequence ATGAAAAAAATATTTAAAATAATAATGACGACTTATGCCGGAGCTGTCTTTATGTTTTGGGTATTTATAGCTTATTTAGTGAGCTTGTATTATTTAATTAGGTACAAAAAATCTAAAGACAAAGAATACCTCACTTTTTTATATAAAACTATTGGTCCATTAATTACTAATGGTATATTTTTAAAGATAAATAAGCATCATCATTATGCTTATGCTGAAAACGAAACTTATATCGTAGTAAGCAATCATCAAACCATGATAGATATTCCTGCAAATGTGGTAGGTGCTCCGGATGATATTTTGTTTAAATTTTTAGGTAAAGTAGAAGCTAATAAAATTCCTTTTTTTGGTAGCATTATAAACCGATTTTGTGTGCTTGTAGATAGAAAAAATCCCGAATCAAGGCATGAATCTTATAGCAAAATGAAAGCCGAAATGGAGAAAGGCTATTCTATTTTTTTATATCCTGAAGGTACAAGAAACAGAACAAAAGAACCTTTAAAAGACTTTTATAATGGAGCTTTTAAATTAGCCATTGAAATGCAAAAACCAATAGTGGTAAATACTTTAGTAAATATAAAAAAGTTAAATCCACCTAAAGGCTTTTTCACATACACACCCGGCACTATAGATGCTCATTGGGACGCTCCCATAAGCACTACGGGCATGACTTTAGAAAATGATTTAGAAAAACTTAAAAAAATAGTGGCAGACACCATGCTACACCGACTAAAAAATAAGTAA
- a CDS encoding YdeI/OmpD-associated family protein: MSWNKEMEKLKAILDKSGLEKTIKWGTDVYVYNGKNIVGCVAFKNHITLWFYNGVFLKDKYKVLINASKDKTKYLRQWRFTDINEINEPKILEYIKEATELIDKGIEGKPNKFKPVPIPSLLKDEFAKNKNLHKAFLNLTPGKQKEYNLYIEEAKQEKTKLSRIEKITPLILAGIGLNDKYKK, translated from the coding sequence ATGTCTTGGAATAAAGAAATGGAAAAGTTAAAAGCTATTTTAGATAAAAGTGGCTTAGAAAAAACCATAAAATGGGGCACAGATGTTTATGTGTATAATGGCAAAAATATAGTGGGATGTGTAGCATTTAAAAACCACATTACACTTTGGTTTTATAATGGCGTTTTTTTAAAAGACAAATACAAAGTGCTAATAAATGCTTCTAAAGACAAAACAAAATACTTAAGACAATGGCGTTTTACTGATATAAATGAAATAAATGAGCCAAAAATACTTGAGTATATTAAAGAAGCCACAGAACTTATAGACAAAGGTATAGAAGGAAAACCCAATAAATTTAAGCCTGTTCCTATCCCTTCTTTGTTAAAAGATGAATTTGCTAAAAACAAAAATCTACATAAAGCATTTTTAAATTTAACCCCGGGCAAACAAAAAGAATACAACCTCTACATTGAAGAAGCCAAGCAAGAAAAAACAAAATTAAGCCGTATAGAAAAAATTACTCCGCTTATTTTAGCAGGCATTGGCTTAAATGACAAGTATAAGAAATAA
- a CDS encoding pyridoxine 5'-phosphate synthase has product MPCKLSVNVNKIALLRNSRGSNIPNVVSFALDCQRYGADGITIHPRPDERHIRKTDVYELAAHFPNQNCEYNIEGFPSDDFVKMVCKVKPTQVTLVPDGANQLTSDHGWDVIKNKSLLTTVLQEFREQGIRTSLFIDPIENQLHEAKNVGTDRIEFYTGPYAHDYAKNKEKAILPIKKVIPLVHKLGLGINAGHDLNLDNLQYFNQQIDGLLEVSIGHALVKDCLYLGLENAINMYKRLLK; this is encoded by the coding sequence ATGCCCTGCAAACTGTCAGTTAATGTAAACAAAATTGCATTGTTAAGAAATTCAAGAGGTAGCAATATTCCCAATGTTGTTAGTTTTGCATTAGACTGCCAGAGGTACGGAGCAGACGGAATAACCATACACCCTCGCCCTGACGAACGCCATATTAGAAAAACAGATGTTTACGAGCTGGCAGCACATTTCCCTAACCAAAATTGCGAATACAATATAGAAGGTTTTCCTTCTGATGATTTTGTAAAAATGGTTTGTAAAGTAAAACCTACGCAAGTTACCCTAGTTCCCGATGGAGCCAATCAATTAACCTCCGACCACGGCTGGGACGTAATTAAAAATAAAAGTTTATTAACTACTGTACTTCAAGAATTTAGAGAGCAAGGCATTAGAACTTCATTGTTTATTGACCCTATTGAAAATCAACTACACGAAGCTAAAAACGTAGGCACAGATAGAATAGAATTTTACACCGGGCCTTATGCTCATGATTATGCTAAAAATAAAGAAAAAGCCATTTTACCTATTAAAAAAGTAATTCCTTTAGTACATAAATTAGGCTTAGGTATAAATGCCGGTCATGATTTAAACTTAGATAATTTACAATATTTCAATCAACAAATAGATGGATTATTAGAAGTATCAATAGGACACGCTTTAGTAAAAGATTGCTTATATTTAGGTTTAGAAAACGCCATAAACATGTATAAAAGGCTATTGAAATGA
- a CDS encoding CBS domain-containing protein: protein MGVPIVRSHATDKQLQAFEKHLLNDIHALNRMLHQGMFEIDTIRIGAEQEFCLVDKYYKAAGKNIEMMEKLKNNPKFTTELARFNMEINATPQIFSGTCLSDMEAELLSTLDEAYRAADELGIQIIMSGILPSVRKFDFTMDNLTPYQRYYALCDSINRLRGDTFTLDIKGTDELVMQHDSPLIEAANTGFQVHLQIKPNEFVDMYNIAQAITAPVLASATNSPILFGKRLWKETRIALFSQSVDTRSHKEHARDMSPRVTFGDQWLEKSILEIYKEDIVKYRILLNTEVTENVFDKIAKGTAPDLMALKIHNSTVYRWNRACYGSLDGVAHLRIENRVLPAGPTVADEMANAAFWLGLMVGMHKQYGDITKHINFEDAKNNFQKASVHGLDTKLFWLNHKNYSAEDLILKELLPIAKEGLLEQKVDKKDIDRYLEIIEERVDKVKTGSYWQLKSYSELLKKANKEEALAAITASTIKNQKENMPVHNWNLADLNDNKEWKPSEAYVEEFMTVKAFTAKANDIVALVSEMMDWQKVRYVVIEDDNQKVVGLATSRLLLRAYMKHIHQHEDIPLTIGEIMIKEPMTIGPGAKLTEAMEIMTKYQFGCLPVIDEHNHLLGTVTEADFLKISRNLVEKMAKNK, encoded by the coding sequence ATGGGAGTTCCAATTGTAAGATCGCACGCCACGGATAAACAACTACAAGCATTTGAAAAACACTTGCTAAACGATATACACGCACTCAATAGAATGTTGCATCAAGGTATGTTTGAAATAGACACCATACGCATTGGTGCAGAGCAAGAATTTTGTTTGGTAGATAAATATTATAAAGCTGCCGGCAAAAACATTGAAATGATGGAAAAGTTGAAAAACAATCCAAAGTTTACTACAGAGCTGGCTCGTTTTAATATGGAAATTAATGCTACGCCTCAAATTTTTTCCGGCACTTGCCTTTCCGATATGGAAGCAGAACTACTTAGTACTTTAGATGAAGCTTATAGAGCAGCCGATGAGTTGGGTATCCAAATAATTATGAGCGGTATATTACCAAGTGTAAGAAAATTTGATTTTACTATGGATAATTTAACGCCTTATCAGCGTTACTATGCTCTATGCGATTCTATAAACCGACTGCGTGGCGATACTTTTACTTTAGATATAAAAGGTACAGATGAATTGGTAATGCAACATGATTCGCCACTAATAGAAGCAGCTAATACGGGCTTTCAAGTGCATTTACAAATAAAACCAAACGAGTTTGTAGATATGTACAATATAGCTCAAGCTATTACTGCTCCCGTTTTAGCCTCTGCCACCAACTCTCCTATTCTTTTTGGCAAACGCCTGTGGAAAGAAACAAGAATTGCACTATTTTCTCAATCGGTAGATACCCGAAGCCATAAAGAACACGCCCGAGATATGAGCCCGCGTGTAACTTTTGGCGACCAGTGGCTTGAAAAATCCATTTTAGAAATATATAAAGAAGATATTGTTAAATATAGAATATTATTAAATACCGAAGTAACAGAAAATGTTTTTGATAAAATAGCCAAAGGAACTGCTCCCGATTTAATGGCTTTAAAAATACACAATTCAACAGTATATAGATGGAATAGAGCGTGCTATGGCTCATTAGACGGTGTGGCTCACTTGCGTATAGAAAACAGAGTGCTACCTGCCGGACCCACAGTAGCAGATGAAATGGCTAATGCAGCTTTTTGGCTGGGACTTATGGTGGGTATGCACAAGCAATATGGCGATATAACCAAACATATAAATTTTGAAGATGCCAAAAACAATTTTCAGAAAGCATCGGTACATGGTTTAGATACCAAGTTGTTTTGGTTAAACCACAAAAATTATAGTGCGGAAGATTTAATTTTAAAAGAACTGCTTCCCATAGCTAAAGAAGGATTATTAGAACAAAAAGTAGATAAAAAAGATATAGATAGATACTTAGAAATTATTGAAGAACGAGTAGATAAAGTTAAAACCGGCTCTTATTGGCAGTTAAAATCTTACAGCGAACTGCTAAAAAAAGCGAACAAAGAAGAAGCCTTAGCTGCCATAACTGCATCTACTATTAAAAACCAAAAAGAAAATATGCCTGTACACAATTGGAACTTAGCCGACTTAAACGACAACAAAGAGTGGAAACCAAGCGAAGCTTATGTTGAAGAATTTATGACCGTAAAAGCTTTTACTGCCAAAGCTAACGATATAGTAGCTCTTGTAAGCGAAATGATGGATTGGCAAAAAGTACGGTATGTGGTTATAGAGGATGATAATCAAAAAGTGGTAGGTTTAGCCACCTCAAGGCTACTTTTGCGTGCTTACATGAAACACATACACCAACATGAAGATATACCTTTAACTATAGGCGAAATAATGATAAAAGAACCTATGACTATTGGTCCGGGAGCAAAACTTACCGAAGCTATGGAAATAATGACTAAATATCAGTTTGGCTGCCTGCCTGTAATAGATGAA
- a CDS encoding DUF2892 domain-containing protein yields MALPKNVGKIDKFVRLGLAILISVLISFNVIQNTIVALVLLAIAIIFLATSFLNFCPLYTLFGINTCKYDKK; encoded by the coding sequence ATGGCATTACCAAAAAACGTAGGAAAAATAGACAAATTTGTAAGATTAGGATTGGCAATCTTAATTTCAGTATTAATAAGTTTTAATGTAATACAGAATACCATTGTAGCATTGGTATTATTAGCAATAGCCATAATATTCTTAGCTACATCATTTTTAAACTTCTGCCCTTTATACACACTTTTTGGCATAAATACCTGCAAGTACGATAAAAAGTAA
- the carB gene encoding carbamoyl-phosphate synthase large subunit — MPKDSTIKHVLIIGSGPIIIGQACEFDYSGTQASRSLREDGIKVTLLNNNPATIMTDPMTADHIYMNPISIDSIEKILVEHPDIDSVLPTMGGQTALNIAKEAYELGVWDKYKVNVLGADLDAIEKTENREAFRQFMQELGIKICPSKIANSYLEGKEVAQELGFPLVIRPSYTLGGYGGGFVHNKEDLDIKLTRGLEASPTHEVLVEKAVLGWKEYELELLRDKNDNVVVICTVENMDPMGIHTGDSITVAPAMTLPDTVYQEMRNQAKLMMQRLGNFAGGCNVQFSVNPETEEVYAIEMNPRVSRSSALASKATGYPIAKIAAKLAIGYSLDELKNQITGTTSAYFEPTLDYVIVKMPRWNFDKFKGAETELGLQMKSVGEVMAIGRSFQEAIQKACQSLENNRIGLGADGKHWMKTEDILEGIQKPTWDRIFRIKDAIRLGVPISKIFEMTKIDKWYLYQIKDLVDTDNLIRKENLASISKDFMLDIKKKGYSDAQIAYLMGNITEDDVYEKRHKMGIKRVYKLVDTCAAEFEAQTPYYYSTFDSVNESQSNNKKKIIVLGSGPNRIGQGIEFDYCCVHGIQACKEAGYEAIMMNCNPETVSTDFDIADKLYFEPVFWEHLRELIDFEKPEGVIVQLGGQTALKLSEKLNELGIKIIGTSYESMDMAEDRERFSDKLKELNIPYPKYGAAKTAEDAIVVAHEVGYPVLVRPSYVLGGQRMKIVINDDELTTAVIKILKHHPDNNILIDHFLDRAKEAEVDAICDGEQVHIMGVMEHIEPAGIHSGDSNAVLPPFTLGPLVIEKMEEYTKKIALALGVKGLINIQFAIKDDNVFVIEANPRASRTTPFISKAYKEPYLNVATKVMLNDKKLSDYHFKNELEGYAIKEPVFSFHKFPNVNKELGPEMKSTGESIYFIKDLKDPHFRNLYKLKSMYLSR; from the coding sequence ATGCCCAAAGATTCTACTATAAAACATGTACTAATTATTGGAAGTGGACCTATTATTATTGGTCAAGCTTGCGAGTTTGATTATTCCGGCACACAAGCATCGCGTTCATTAAGAGAAGACGGAATTAAAGTAACGCTACTTAACAATAATCCGGCTACTATTATGACTGACCCCATGACTGCCGACCATATTTATATGAATCCTATTTCCATTGATTCTATAGAAAAAATACTGGTAGAGCACCCCGATATTGACTCGGTACTGCCAACTATGGGCGGTCAAACGGCTTTAAACATAGCCAAAGAAGCTTATGAGCTGGGCGTGTGGGATAAATACAAAGTAAATGTTTTAGGTGCCGATTTAGACGCCATTGAAAAAACAGAAAATAGAGAAGCTTTCCGCCAGTTTATGCAAGAGCTGGGCATTAAAATTTGTCCTTCTAAAATTGCAAACTCATATTTAGAAGGCAAAGAAGTGGCACAGGAATTAGGTTTTCCTTTGGTAATTCGTCCTTCTTATACTTTAGGCGGCTACGGTGGTGGTTTTGTTCACAATAAAGAAGATTTAGATATCAAATTAACAAGAGGTTTAGAAGCTTCGCCTACACACGAAGTGCTGGTAGAAAAAGCAGTGCTGGGCTGGAAAGAGTATGAATTAGAATTACTTAGAGATAAAAATGACAATGTTGTAGTAATTTGTACCGTAGAAAACATGGATCCCATGGGCATACACACGGGAGATTCTATAACTGTAGCTCCGGCTATGACACTCCCCGATACTGTTTATCAAGAAATGAGAAACCAAGCTAAGCTGATGATGCAAAGGCTTGGAAATTTTGCCGGTGGCTGTAATGTGCAATTTTCTGTAAACCCCGAAACGGAAGAAGTTTATGCCATAGAAATGAACCCGAGAGTTTCCCGTTCTTCTGCTTTAGCTTCTAAAGCCACAGGATATCCTATAGCTAAAATAGCGGCTAAACTGGCTATTGGCTACTCTTTAGATGAGCTAAAAAATCAAATAACAGGCACTACCTCTGCTTATTTTGAGCCTACATTAGACTATGTAATAGTAAAAATGCCACGTTGGAATTTTGATAAATTTAAAGGTGCAGAAACAGAGTTGGGTTTACAAATGAAATCTGTAGGAGAAGTTATGGCAATAGGAAGAAGTTTTCAAGAAGCTATACAAAAAGCCTGTCAGAGTTTAGAAAACAACCGAATAGGCTTAGGTGCAGACGGTAAGCACTGGATGAAAACCGAAGATATTTTAGAAGGCATACAAAAACCTACTTGGGATAGAATTTTTAGAATAAAAGATGCTATTAGATTGGGTGTACCTATCAGTAAGATTTTTGAAATGACAAAAATTGATAAATGGTATTTGTACCAAATTAAAGACTTGGTAGATACCGACAATTTAATACGCAAAGAAAATTTAGCGTCAATATCTAAAGATTTCATGCTTGATATAAAGAAAAAAGGATATTCCGATGCTCAAATTGCTTACTTAATGGGCAATATTACAGAAGATGATGTTTATGAAAAACGCCATAAAATGGGCATAAAAAGAGTTTATAAACTGGTAGATACTTGTGCTGCCGAATTTGAAGCTCAAACCCCATACTACTACTCTACTTTTGATAGCGTAAACGAAAGTCAATCTAACAATAAAAAGAAAATAATAGTATTAGGAAGTGGTCCTAATAGAATAGGTCAAGGTATTGAATTTGACTACTGCTGTGTGCATGGCATACAAGCGTGCAAAGAGGCAGGCTACGAAGCTATAATGATGAACTGCAACCCCGAAACGGTAAGTACCGATTTTGATATAGCAGATAAACTATATTTTGAACCCGTTTTTTGGGAACATTTAAGAGAATTAATAGATTTTGAAAAGCCGGAAGGCGTAATTGTTCAGTTGGGCGGACAAACAGCTTTAAAACTTTCAGAAAAATTAAATGAATTAGGTATTAAAATAATAGGTACTTCTTATGAAAGTATGGATATGGCTGAAGACAGAGAACGTTTTTCTGACAAGCTGAAAGAACTTAATATCCCCTACCCTAAATATGGAGCGGCTAAAACTGCCGAAGATGCTATAGTGGTAGCTCATGAAGTGGGTTATCCTGTTTTGGTACGACCAAGTTATGTGCTGGGAGGACAACGCATGAAAATTGTAATAAATGATGATGAATTGACTACTGCCGTTATTAAAATATTAAAACATCACCCGGACAACAATATACTAATAGACCATTTTTTAGATAGAGCTAAAGAAGCAGAAGTAGATGCTATATGCGATGGAGAACAAGTACACATAATGGGTGTAATGGAACATATAGAACCTGCGGGCATACACTCTGGTGATAGCAATGCCGTTTTGCCTCCGTTTACTTTAGGTCCTTTAGTTATTGAAAAAATGGAAGAATATACTAAAAAAATTGCTTTAGCATTAGGTGTAAAAGGATTAATAAATATACAATTTGCCATAAAAGACGATAATGTATTTGTAATAGAAGCCAACCCTCGGGCATCGCGTACCACTCCTTTTATTAGCAAGGCTTATAAAGAACCTTATTTGAATGTTGCCACCAAAGTAATGCTTAATGACAAAAAACTTAGCGATTATCATTTTAAAAACGAACTAGAAGGCTATGCTATAAAAGAACCCGTATTTTCTTTTCATAAATTCCCTAATGTAAATAAAGAATTAGGCCCGGAAATGAAAAGCACAGGAGAAAGCATTTACTTTATTAAAGATTTAAAAGACCCTCACTTTAGAAACTTATACAAACTAAAAAGTATGTATTTGAGTAGATAA
- a CDS encoding efflux transporter outer membrane subunit encodes MNKISITILTLLFALFFQSCGVITKTYKHQDPYTFEAYRTNIASTDTNQLANYNWRNLFSDPILINYIDTALKNNLDVLKAEENIEIAQAYLKQSKAAFAPSIGLEGQYNLSTPTMATFMGRFVTDRMRVDDIKLDGFFNWEIDVWGKIRSQRNASKATYLQAENAERYVKTQLIANVASTYFALLALDKKREVLLDNIKNRQEGVETSQALKDAGNTTEVAVQQNKALLLNAQGMLVDIENSIKVRENMFSILLGMVPQEIERSNLDLQKITTDFNLGVPIELLSNRPDVLASEYNLISAFEMTNVARASFYPSLSISGMLGLNSRNFSDLFSLNALFANILGNITQPLFNQRKLRTIKEVRESEQEIALLDYKSSVLDAYREVNDAIFNYNANQNKYFYKVQENNALQKAISYSEELQTQGMASYLEVIIAKNNALSTELDMVDIELNQSLNIIELYRALGGGWK; translated from the coding sequence ATGAATAAAATATCCATTACCATATTAACCCTGCTTTTTGCTTTATTCTTTCAGTCTTGTGGAGTTATTACTAAAACCTACAAACACCAAGACCCTTATACTTTTGAGGCGTACAGAACGAATATAGCGAGTACCGATACCAATCAATTAGCTAACTATAATTGGAGAAATTTATTTTCTGATCCTATTTTGATTAATTATATTGATACCGCTTTAAAAAATAATTTAGATGTACTTAAAGCAGAAGAAAATATAGAGATAGCACAAGCCTACTTAAAACAATCTAAAGCTGCTTTTGCTCCAAGTATTGGATTAGAAGGGCAGTATAACCTAAGTACGCCTACTATGGCAACTTTTATGGGACGTTTTGTTACAGACAGAATGCGTGTAGATGATATTAAATTAGACGGATTTTTTAATTGGGAAATAGATGTTTGGGGAAAAATTAGAAGCCAAAGAAATGCCAGTAAAGCAACATATTTGCAAGCTGAAAATGCCGAAAGATATGTGAAAACACAACTGATAGCCAACGTAGCATCTACCTATTTTGCTTTATTGGCTTTAGATAAAAAACGTGAAGTACTACTTGATAATATTAAAAACAGACAAGAAGGTGTAGAAACTTCTCAAGCACTTAAAGATGCGGGAAACACTACAGAAGTTGCTGTACAACAAAATAAAGCCTTGCTGTTAAATGCTCAAGGAATGTTAGTTGATATTGAAAACTCTATTAAAGTAAGAGAAAATATGTTTAGCATTTTGCTTGGCATGGTACCTCAGGAAATAGAACGAAGCAATTTAGACCTACAAAAAATTACTACCGATTTTAACTTAGGCGTTCCTATTGAGTTGTTAAGCAATAGACCCGATGTATTAGCTTCAGAATACAATCTTATTAGTGCATTTGAAATGACCAATGTAGCAAGAGCCAGCTTTTACCCTTCTTTGTCTATAAGTGGCATGCTGGGTTTAAACAGTAGAAACTTTAGCGATTTGTTTAGCTTAAATGCTTTATTTGCTAATATTTTAGGCAATATAACACAACCGCTATTTAACCAACGCAAGCTAAGAACTATAAAAGAAGTAAGAGAAAGCGAACAAGAAATTGCTTTGTTAGATTATAAATCAAGTGTATTAGATGCTTATAGAGAAGTAAATGATGCCATTTTTAACTACAACGCTAATCAAAACAAATACTTTTATAAAGTACAGGAAAACAATGCTTTACAAAAGGCAATAAGCTACTCTGAAGAATTACAAACGCAAGGTATGGCAAGCTATTTAGAAGTAATAATAGCTAAAAACAATGCTTTAAGTACAGAGTTAGATATGGTGGATATTGAACTAAACCAAAGTTTAAACATTATAGAGCTATACAGAGCCTTAGGTGGTGGGTGGAAATAA
- a CDS encoding phosphatase PAP2 family protein, with amino-acid sequence MKYYVVLLLFILSFSLKAQSPYKFSWAVDAPVVSVGLGGMVTGFILEKKKQPLTMAQIMALDRNNISLFDRSATYNWNPKIAKASDALMYTSVATPLLLLAGERSRKDFLKVAAISAEVFVLNTGLTYLTKELTKRNRPYTYNPNAPMDKKLEKGANQSFFSGHTSTVSSAMFSFAMMHTHYYPNSKWKPLVWFAAAVIPFTTAIFRVRAGKHFWTDVLVGYGVGAAVGVGVPLLHKIRNK; translated from the coding sequence ATGAAATATTATGTAGTCTTGTTGCTTTTTATTTTAAGTTTTTCTTTAAAAGCTCAATCGCCATACAAATTTAGCTGGGCTGTAGATGCTCCTGTAGTTAGTGTAGGCTTAGGAGGAATGGTTACCGGTTTTATTTTAGAGAAGAAAAAACAACCGCTTACTATGGCACAAATAATGGCTTTAGATAGAAATAATATTAGCTTGTTTGATAGAAGTGCTACATACAATTGGAATCCTAAAATAGCTAAAGCCAGCGATGCTTTAATGTACACCTCTGTGGCCACGCCTTTACTATTACTGGCAGGAGAAAGAAGCAGAAAAGATTTTTTGAAAGTGGCAGCTATTTCTGCGGAGGTTTTTGTGTTAAATACAGGCTTAACTTACCTTACAAAGGAGTTAACCAAACGCAACAGACCATATACTTATAATCCTAATGCTCCAATGGATAAAAAATTAGAAAAAGGAGCAAATCAATCATTTTTTAGTGGACATACTTCTACGGTTTCTTCTGCCATGTTTTCTTTTGCTATGATGCATACACATTATTATCCAAACTCAAAATGGAAACCTTTAGTTTGGTTTGCTGCGGCTGTAATTCCATTTACTACGGCTATTTTTAGAGTAAGAGCAGGTAAGCATTTTTGGACAGACGTGCTGGTAGGCTACGGTGTAGGTGCAGCAGTGGGCGTAGGTGTGCCTTTGCTACATAAAATTAGGAATAAATAA
- a CDS encoding polyprenol monophosphomannose synthase: MSDSLVIIPTYNEIENVEKMIRTVFALPHVFDVLIVDDNSPDQTANKVKELQKEFSNQLFLIERQGKLGLGTAYITGFKFALEKNYDYIFEMDCDFSHNPNDLIKLYEACHTDGYDVAVGSRYVSDGGFRNWPLFRVFLSKFASFYVETILSLGVKDSTAGFVCYTKKVLQTLDLDNIKFIGYVFQIEMKFKAKQHGFSIKEVPIIFTDRVLGQSKMSKNIINEAVWGVWKLRKEKIKS, from the coding sequence GTGAGTGATAGTTTAGTTATAATACCAACATACAATGAAATTGAGAACGTTGAAAAAATGATTCGCACAGTATTTGCTTTGCCTCATGTTTTTGATGTTTTAATAGTTGACGATAACTCGCCCGACCAAACAGCCAACAAAGTAAAAGAACTTCAAAAAGAGTTCTCAAACCAGCTTTTTTTAATAGAAAGACAAGGAAAATTAGGATTGGGAACGGCTTATATTACAGGTTTTAAATTTGCTTTAGAAAAAAACTACGATTATATTTTTGAAATGGACTGCGATTTTTCGCATAACCCAAATGACTTAATAAAACTATATGAAGCTTGCCATACCGATGGCTACGATGTGGCTGTAGGTAGTCGCTATGTTAGCGATGGCGGTTTTAGAAACTGGCCCTTATTTAGAGTCTTTTTATCAAAATTTGCATCATTTTATGTGGAAACCATTTTGAGCTTAGGTGTAAAAGATAGTACCGCTGGATTTGTATGTTATACTAAAAAAGTATTGCAAACCTTAGATTTAGACAATATAAAATTTATAGGCTACGTTTTTCAAATAGAAATGAAATTTAAGGCTAAACAACACGGATTTAGCATAAAAGAAGTTCCTATTATTTTTACAGATAGAGTTTTAGGACAATCTAAAATGAGTAAAAATATAATAAATGAAGCGGTTTGGGGTGTTTGGAAACTTAGAAAAGAAAAAATAAAATCTTAA
- a CDS encoding 3'-5' exoribonuclease, with product MHLNLNKPLAFFDLETTGTNIATDRIVEIGIVIMQIDGTKEEYRYLINPTIPIPIEASLVHGIYDKDVLTQPTFADYANELFELLNPCDLGGFNSNRFDVPILVEEFLRVDKNFSIDTRNLIDVRNIFVMMERRDLTSAYKFYCDKDLKDAHSALADVKATQEVFEAQVAKYDEISNDINEINNNFRNDLDQIDTANRLTKINGQPAFNFGKYKGRLVKDVLQNDPGYYNWILKSDFALHTKQKLKEIKLSL from the coding sequence ATGCACTTAAACCTAAATAAACCATTAGCATTTTTTGATTTAGAAACTACAGGCACTAATATTGCTACAGATAGAATTGTAGAAATAGGCATTGTAATAATGCAAATAGATGGTACAAAAGAAGAATACCGATATTTAATTAACCCTACCATTCCTATTCCCATAGAAGCAAGTTTGGTACACGGTATATATGATAAGGATGTACTAACTCAGCCAACATTTGCAGATTATGCCAATGAACTATTTGAGCTGTTAAATCCTTGTGATTTAGGTGGTTTTAATTCCAACCGATTTGATGTACCGATACTTGTAGAAGAGTTTTTAAGGGTAGATAAAAATTTTAGTATAGACACCCGAAATTTAATAGATGTTAGAAATATCTTTGTAATGATGGAACGCAGAGATTTAACTTCGGCATATAAATTTTACTGTGATAAAGATTTAAAAGATGCTCATTCTGCTTTAGCAGATGTGAAAGCAACACAGGAAGTATTTGAGGCTCAAGTAGCTAAATATGACGAAATATCTAATGATATTAATGAAATAAACAATAATTTTAGAAACGATTTAGACCAAATAGACACCGCCAATAGGCTTACTAAAATAAATGGACAGCCTGCCTTTAATTTTGGAAAATATAAAGGTAGATTAGTCAAAGATGTATTGCAAAACGACCCGGGTTATTATAACTGGATATTAAAAAGTGATTTTGCACTGCATACAAAGCAAAAATTAAAAGAAATTAAACTAAGTTTGTAG